The following coding sequences lie in one Labrus bergylta chromosome 5, fLabBer1.1, whole genome shotgun sequence genomic window:
- the LOC109999285 gene encoding CMP-N-acetylneuraminate-beta-galactosamide-alpha-2,3-sialyltransferase 1: MKTIVRLPLLLCAVGLCVYMRGYVLQEPFLHQTTWDCESNSSAKDPWFNERFNKSVKLFMSPNDRLPERTFQWWRRMRGEKGNFSVYEEAVSGAFQVLPHSPNVLEPTPRSCRSCAVVGNSVSLRGSRYGPLINFQDLVFRINGGRIKGFEADVGNKTTHHIMFPESMQHLDNTTRLVMFPFKTADIRWIGKAISTGYYGTPHFRAKVRANKDLAMVVNPVFMQYVHEAWLEKKGYYPSTGFMTLVLALHLCDELHVFGFGADENGDWNHYWSLNAWKLIKTGGHPGEFEYQTIEKLGEHRIIRFYRGWGPHALHLMHKESKV, encoded by the exons atgaagaccATAGTGAGGCTTCCCCTTCTGCTGTGTGCGGTtggcttgtgtgtgtatatgagagGGTACGTGTTGCAGGAACCTTTTCTGCATCAAACCACCTGGGACTGTGAGAGCAATTCATCAGCAAAGGATCCGTGGTTCAATGAGCGTTTCAACAAATCAGTTAAACTCTTTATGTCTCCAAATGACCGTCTACCAGAGCGAACCTTTCAGTGGTGGAGG cgCATGCGGGGAGAAAAGGGTAACTTCAGTGTGTATGAAGAGGCGGTGTCCGGGGCGTTTCAGGTCCTGCCTCACTCTCCTAATGTTCTGGAGCCGACCCCCCGGAGCTGCAGGAGTTGTGCTGTGGTCGGTAACTCTGTCAGCTTGAGGGGATCACGTTATGGACCTCTTATAAACTTCCAGGATCTTGTCTTTAG AATTAATGGTGGTAGGATCAAAGGATTTGAGGCAGACGTCGGGAACAAAACCACTCATCACATCATGTTCCCTGAGAGTATGCAGCACTTGGACAACACCACTCGTCTGGTCATGTTTCCATTCAAGACAGCTGATATCCGTTGGATTGGGAAGGCCATATCCACAGGATATTACGGAAC CCCACACTTCAGAGCAAAGGTCAGAGCCAACAAGGATTTG GCGATGGTGGTCAACCCGGTCTTTATGCAATACGTCCATGAAGCATGGCTGGAAAAGAAGGGCTATTATCCTTCCACTGGATTCATGACTTTGGTTCTGGCCCTGCATCTTTGTGATGAG ttaCACGTGTTTGGTTTTGGAGCAGATGAAAATGGAGACTGGAACCATTACTGGTCCTTAAACGCTTGGAAGCTTATCAAAACTGGAGGCCATCCCGGAGAATTTGAGTACCAAACCATCGAGAAGCTGGGGGAGCATCGAATAATCCGCTTTTATCGTGGCTGGGGTCCTCATGCTCTTCATTTAATGCACAAGGAGAGCAAAGTGTAA